GCCCCCAGCCTTCGCCGAGGTACTTTTCGCGCATCGCAACGTTCGCCTCGAACCCTCCTGCGGCGAGAATGATGGATTCAGCGCGGTACTCGCGCGTCTCTCCGCCTGCGTCGACCCTGACGCCAACGATGCGTTCGTTCTCCGCGACCAGGTCGACGACGTTGCAGTCGTACAGGACCTTCTCGCCCAACCTCTCGGCAATCGCCACGTGATCTGCGATCAGTCCTTCACCCCCGCCCGTATTGCCAACGTGAAGCCCACCCCAGAAGAGGTACGTGCCGTCAGGGCGATCGTATGCCTGGCGTTCATACATCAGCCGGTACTTCATGCCCAATGAATGCAGCCACCGCACGGCGCCATTGCTTTCAGAGACAAGAACTCGAGTGAGCTCCGAATCGTTGCGGCCTTCGGTCACTCGTTCCATGTCGCCGGTGTAGTCCTGCTCGGTATAGGGAGGCACCTCTGTGACACGATGACGCTCGTCCTCGTCCAGAATGTCTCGCAGGTCGTCCAATCCGTTATGCGAGATGCGGGTGGCACCGGCGGTGTAATAGCTGTTTCCGCCCGAAGACTCCTGAGATGCCTTCTCGAGAACAAGCACTGATCGCCCTCGTTCCGCCGCCGCGTGCGCTGCACTGAATCCGGCGTTCCCGCCTCCGACGACGATGACGTCTGCGTCACGTGAGTTCATCATGTATTCCAATCATCTCGTATACTGCTGTATACAATAACGTGAAGAGCATTCCTTCTTCAACTCGCATCCCTCGAGACGAGGGGTCACATGCTCACACCAGCAACTCAAACTCTGCGCCCTGTTCACGCCGTTCTCTCGCACCGCTCCCGTCGTGGACGATCTTCGATCGATCCATTTTCAATTGTGTACAGTGGTATACGTAAATGAAGATCTCGCAGCCGCTTAACCTTAGATTGAGTACAGGATGTGCACGATGCAGAACTCCCAGAAGCTGACCCTTGCCGCGATCCCCGGGGACGGTATCGGCCCAGAGCTTGTCGATGCCGCGCTTGTGGTGCTGAACGCCGCCCTCACTGCGGATGGCGTGGACCTCGAGGTCGTGCAGGAGCGCGCGGGGGCCGAGGTATACCGGGAGACTGGCTCGGCGCTTCTTCCCGGTGCGCTCGAGCGACTCGCTGCCGTCGACGGCGTGATCAAAGGTCCGGTCGGGCTGCCCGATGTTCGTAAGCCCGATGGAACCGAGGGAGGCCTCCTCGGGGGGCTGCTGCGCAACGGGCTCGACACCTTTGCCAATGTGCGCCCGATCCAACTGCGCTCCGGAGTGCCGTCGCCGACGACGCATTCGTCGCACGACATCGATTACGTCATTGTGCGCGAGAACACCGAAGGGCTCTACCTCGCCCGAGGCTCTGGCGTGCGCAATGATCATGCGGCAGCCGACCAGATGATGATGACGCGCCACGGCGTCGAGCGAATCGTACGCTTTGCCTTCGATACAGCGCGTTCGCGATCCGGGGCACCCGCAGACGACGTGCAACGAGTGACCTGCGTCGACAAGAGCAATGTGCTTCGCTCGTTCGCGTTCTTCCGGCAGATCTTCGACGAGATCAGCTCGGAGTACCCAGAGATCGAGGCCACGCATATGTACGCGGATGCCGCTGCCGGCGCACTCGTGCAGAATCCAGCACAGTTCGATGTACTTGTGATGGAAAACTTCCTCGGCGACATCCTGAGTGACCTGGGCGCCGCTACGGCGGGAGGACTCGGAATGTGCGGTTCCGGAAATATCGGAAGTGCGACCTCGTACTTCGAGCCGATACATGGAAGTGCGCCATCGCTCACAGGAACTGACACCGCGAATCCGGTGTCCGAGATCCTGTGCGGCGCCATGATGTTGAGACACTGCGGTCACTCCCTCTCGGCGGTTCGCATCGAGACCGCCGTTGAGCAGGCCTTCGTCTCGGGGGACATCCAACTCGACTCCCGCGGTTGTCCCATTGCCGGCACAATCGCGGCAGCCGAGTCGATCGTGAAGCTTCTGAACGTCTAAGTGGTGAGCACGCTCGGATCCATGAGTTCATCAACCGGAAGCGCTGCGTTCAGATAGCCCTCCAACTGATCTGCCGCGATTTCGGCGAATTCCTCGAAGACCTCCTCGACAGTCCATCCGATATGGGGAGTCGCGATCACATTCGGCAGCCTCCGCAACTCTGAGTCGGGCGCGAGCGGTTCTGACGCGAACACGTCGAGTCCCGCAGCAGAGATCGGGCCATTCTTCAATGCTTCGATGAGTGCGGGTTCGTCGATGATCGCGCCTCGCGCTGTGTTCACGAGAACCGAGCCGGACTTCATCTTGGCGAGCTTGGCAGCGTCAAGCAGACCTCTGGACTCGTCGCTGAGCCGAAGGTGCACGCTCACGACATCGCTCACGCCCAGCAGGTCGTCGAGCGGCAACGCCTCCACGCCGTCGGGAAGCTCTTGACTCGTTCTGTTCCACACGACAACCTTCATACCGAAGGCGTGAGCCAGTTTCGCCACTGATTTTCCGTGTCGACCGAAGCCGAGAATCCCCATCGTGCGGCGACTGAGCGTTCTGCCAAGATATGGCTTCCACTCGCCCTCGGCCATCGAGTCCACGGCGGATCTGACGTGCCTCAGGGCGCCGATCGCGAGGGCGAATGTGAGTTCGGGGACGGCCGCTCGTGGCCCTACCCCCCGCCGTCCCAGTGCAACGGGAATGCCCCGCGCCGTCGCGTGGGCACCATCGAGGTGGTAGGCATGTCCACCGGCCTGCAGCACGAGCCGGAGGTTTGGCATCCGGTCAAGCTCATCCGCGCCGAGTTTCGAACGCTCGCGCACGGCCATGAGCACATGGACGTCGACGAGCTCAGCATCCGGAATCTCCGACAGCGACGTGGTAACCACACGCACGTGAGCCTTCTCACGCATTCGCCGCACTCCATCGGATGCCTCGAGCAGCCCTTCAGCATCGTTCAAAACAAGGACATTAGTCTCACTCATGATTGCGCCTTTCCCGCCAGGGCCGCATGACGCCCCGCCTTCCTGCCGAACACGGCACCCCGAACCAGTCCTGCTCCCGCGGGGTAATTGTGGTAAAAGAAGCCGCCTGTGACTTCACCCGTTGCGAAAAGCCCAGGCATCACACGGCCGGCGAAGTCGACGGCCCTCGCCTGCTCGTCAACGGCGATGCCACCGTAGGTGAAGGTGATTCCGCACGTCACCGTGTAGGCGGTGTAGGGGCCCTGGTCGATACGCTGAGCCCAATTCGACTTCGCCGGCTGGCCCGAGGGTTTCGCTGAGAGCCCGTCACGCCCGAACGGATCGAACTCGCCGTCTGAGCAGGCCGCGTTGTAGTCGTGAACCGTGCGCTCAACGGCCTCGGCCGGCACACCGAGCTTCGCGGCCAGTTCGCTCAGCGTGTCCGCCACGATGGGCGTCCCCGTCGAATAGCGCGGCTCAAGCAGGTGCGTCGTCTTGCTGTCAAAGAGCTGGAACGCCCAGGCTCCCGTCTGTGCGCGCACCGACTTTCCAGTCTTCGCATAGGTGAGCCACACGTGGTCTTCGCCTTCGTCGACGAACCGCTGCCCCTCCGCGTTGATGAGAAGAGCAAAGGGGTAGCTGTATCGACTCATCTTGTCTGTAACCTTCAGATCGCCGACGTCAGGTGCATTCGCGTCAAGCGGCACCGCGTGGCATCCGCCCCAATGGCCAACAGCTTTCGCTCCGGCATTCATGGCAGCCGCGAGTCCGGCGCCGGTGTTGAACCGGGTTCCGCGCACCTTCACAAGGTCCCATCCGGGCCCGAGCCATTTCTGTCGCATCTGCGGGTTCGCCTCAAAGCCTCCCGAGGCGAGCACGACGTTTCCGCGCACCTCCTGATGAGAATCCTGCCGCTGCACTTTCACCCCTGTGCACGTCGAGCCTTCCATGATCAGTTCACTCACCGGGGCGTCGTACCACACCTCGATTCCAGCCTCCTCGACAGCGTGGAAGAGGTCTTCGATGAGTCCGATGCCCTCGTCCGCCGCTCGGAAGGCGCCACCTGGCGGCAGCCGGTATCGCTGTCCCTCGTCGATCTTCTCCGGATCAATGAGTTTGCCGACAGCAAGCTCGAACTTCACGCCCTTCTCCACCATCCACGAGACCGTCTCGTACGACTCTTCGATCACGGCGGAGGTGAGAACGTCAGAATTGCGTCCGCGCGAGACCCGAGCGTATTCGTCTGAGTACGTCTCGACGGTGTACGGGTCAAGGTCGACCCGGTCTTTCCACTTCGCAGACTCCTCGGTGATGAGCGGCAGCAGCGACTCCATGCCGTCGTGCGCGATACGGAAGATCCCTCCCGTGAACCGGCTGTTTCCGCCCCGCTCCTCCCACGGAGCCGCCTCGAGAACGAGAACGCGCGCTCCGTTCTCGTGAGCTGAGAGGGCCGCAACGAGCGCGGCGTTCCCCGCTCCGACGATGACGACGTCGACATCGGTGCCGTCAACCGCATTTACCTGACCAGTCATTGTTCTCTTTCTTGTCCGCGATTCTTATATTCCGAGGTAGACGTATCCGTCTGGGAGGGAGATGCCTGCGAACTGCTGTGCAACGAGAAGCAGTGCAAGAAGTGCCACGGTGTAGATCGGGATGACCCACCACTTGGCTTTGGCCACGAACCAGAGGAAGAGCGGCACATAGACGAGGCAGGCAACAGCCATTCCGAAGACATAAATAAGCACGACGAATCCGAGGAGCCACATCGTCGACGCAAACGTGACGGTCAACACCTTCTTCCAGGCCGCGCGCGTCTCATCGGTTCGCGGCGCGTCGCTCTTGAGCTTGCGCAGCTCGATGATCATCGCGACGAGCGAAAGCGTCGCTCCGATCACCGTGATGACGTTCGGCATCAGTCGGGCCGCCTCGGCAAACTGCTGGGCAAGCACAAACGCCCCGGCGAAGATGATGAAGAAGATGCCGGCGATAACGACGGCCCAGCTTCGCGGCGCGTTGTCCACCGCGAGATCCGACTCGGTTGAGACCTTCTCCGTTGTGTGGCCGAGACGCTTTCTGATGAGGCGCACCAGAGCCATGACGATCGGGATGATCAGTATCACCGCCATAACCAGAACCCCGGGACGCGTTGCCCACTCAGAGAACGAGTAGAGCTTGTCGGTGAGGTAGTAGTACCGTTCCATCGGGATGCTCAGCACGAAACCGATAAGGAACGGAGCTCGCGGATAATCGAACTC
The Paramicrobacterium chengjingii DNA segment above includes these coding regions:
- a CDS encoding isocitrate/isopropylmalate dehydrogenase family protein, whose translation is MQNSQKLTLAAIPGDGIGPELVDAALVVLNAALTADGVDLEVVQERAGAEVYRETGSALLPGALERLAAVDGVIKGPVGLPDVRKPDGTEGGLLGGLLRNGLDTFANVRPIQLRSGVPSPTTHSSHDIDYVIVRENTEGLYLARGSGVRNDHAAADQMMMTRHGVERIVRFAFDTARSRSGAPADDVQRVTCVDKSNVLRSFAFFRQIFDEISSEYPEIEATHMYADAAAGALVQNPAQFDVLVMENFLGDILSDLGAATAGGLGMCGSGNIGSATSYFEPIHGSAPSLTGTDTANPVSEILCGAMMLRHCGHSLSAVRIETAVEQAFVSGDIQLDSRGCPIAGTIAAAESIVKLLNV
- a CDS encoding NAD(P)-dependent oxidoreductase yields the protein MSETNVLVLNDAEGLLEASDGVRRMREKAHVRVVTTSLSEIPDAELVDVHVLMAVRERSKLGADELDRMPNLRLVLQAGGHAYHLDGAHATARGIPVALGRRGVGPRAAVPELTFALAIGALRHVRSAVDSMAEGEWKPYLGRTLSRRTMGILGFGRHGKSVAKLAHAFGMKVVVWNRTSQELPDGVEALPLDDLLGVSDVVSVHLRLSDESRGLLDAAKLAKMKSGSVLVNTARGAIIDEPALIEALKNGPISAAGLDVFASEPLAPDSELRRLPNVIATPHIGWTVEEVFEEFAEIAADQLEGYLNAALPVDELMDPSVLTT
- the tcuA gene encoding FAD-dependent tricarballylate dehydrogenase TcuA: MTGQVNAVDGTDVDVVIVGAGNAALVAALSAHENGARVLVLEAAPWEERGGNSRFTGGIFRIAHDGMESLLPLITEESAKWKDRVDLDPYTVETYSDEYARVSRGRNSDVLTSAVIEESYETVSWMVEKGVKFELAVGKLIDPEKIDEGQRYRLPPGGAFRAADEGIGLIEDLFHAVEEAGIEVWYDAPVSELIMEGSTCTGVKVQRQDSHQEVRGNVVLASGGFEANPQMRQKWLGPGWDLVKVRGTRFNTGAGLAAAMNAGAKAVGHWGGCHAVPLDANAPDVGDLKVTDKMSRYSYPFALLINAEGQRFVDEGEDHVWLTYAKTGKSVRAQTGAWAFQLFDSKTTHLLEPRYSTGTPIVADTLSELAAKLGVPAEAVERTVHDYNAACSDGEFDPFGRDGLSAKPSGQPAKSNWAQRIDQGPYTAYTVTCGITFTYGGIAVDEQARAVDFAGRVMPGLFATGEVTGGFFYHNYPAGAGLVRGAVFGRKAGRHAALAGKAQS